In the Topomyia yanbarensis strain Yona2022 chromosome 3, ASM3024719v1, whole genome shotgun sequence genome, one interval contains:
- the LOC131687081 gene encoding uncharacterized protein LOC131687081, protein MELTAVEDYEQHDQQYEEFDILYDNVSIMLEEQLTRINATAAAAAATTELPRNGNNQQAPVVIHQPLRMPIPTFDGRYESWPKFKAMFKDLVDRGPDPPAVKLYHLEKALVGSAAGLIDAKTINEGNYAHAWQILEERYENKRHAIDSHIHGLLNLKRMTKKSHLELRNLVDECSKHVEGLKFLERQFEGVGEDFVIQLLAAALHSDVRHLWESSVNHGELPEYKKMLAFLKEQTFILERIEISYQKATIPVKSVYAPSKPPGQKVHATVSSSETEIKCDFCGKVHANHNCADFKSLPVPQRLVKVRERNVCFNCLRRGHRSIDCSSDKSCQKCKRRHHSLLHAEDKPKVAPEPPVIEQENAPSATVPTVATCNNLATHSPQVLLLTAVVDVFDKNYKPHPCRILLDSGSQVNLISRSAADLLGLMLNASKVTLFGVNSAKIESASDCVVHLSSRYADFHAKIKCLVTDKVTADLPTSAMNSSLEIPVGVQLADPKFLHPSKVDMLLGNEWFLKLLLPGEIMLAEGLPILRETQFGWVVGGVYNDGAASDGAVHSHTITMDDLSQSIQRFWEVEDVASADKSCNDEDECEEHFKVTHRRDASGRYIVQLPLKESVSELGDSRSMALKRFHGLERKLLRYPDLMKQYQEFMDEYESLGHCEEVDVNKDPVDTIKWYLPHHAVLRPSNTTTKCRVVFDASAKVSLVDRSTT, encoded by the coding sequence ATGGAACTAACGGCGGTCGAGGACTACGAACAACATGACCAGCAGTATGAAGAGTTCGACATCCTGTACGATAATGTTTCTATTATGTTGGAGGAACAGCTCACCAGGATCAACGCAACCGCGGCGGCTGCTGCTGCTACCACAGAGCTCCCAAGGAATGGCAATAACCAGCAAGCACCAGTTGTAATTCACCAACCGCTTCGCATGCCGATTCCCACATTCGATGGTCGGTACGAAAGCTGGCCAAAATTCAAGGCCATGTTCAAGGACCTCGTGGACAGAGGTCCAGATCCACCAGCTGTCAAGCTATACCATCTGGAGAAAGCTCTGGTCGGTAGTGCAGCTGGTCTTATTGATGCAAAAACAATCAATGAGGGCAACTATGCCCATGCGTGGCAAATCCTGGAAGAGCGGTACGAGAACAAGCGTCATGCCATAGATTCCCATATTCACGGTCTGCTGAATCTTAAGCGCATGACTAAGAAGAGTCATTTGGAGCTACGCAATCTGGTGGATGAATGCAGTAAACATGTCGAAGGGCTGAAATTTCTTGAACGACAATTCGAAGGTGTTGGAGAGGATTTCGTGATTCAGCTTTTGGCCGCAGCGTTGCACTCTGATGTTCGTCATCTATGGGAGTCATCGGTTAATCATGGAGAGCTCCCCGAATACAAAAAAATGCTGGCGTTCCTGAAGGAACAGACTTTCATTCTGGAGAGAATTGAAATCAGCTACCAGAAGGCTACAATTCCCGTTAAATCTGTTTATGCACCTAGCAAACCGCCGGGTCAAAAGGTACATGCAACGGTTTCGTCGAGCGAGACGGAAATAAAGTGCGATTTCTGCGGTAAGGTACACGCAAATCATAACTGCGCTGATTTCAAATCTCTACCGGTTCCGCAAAGATTGGTGAAGGTACGTGAGAGAAACGTTTGCTTCAACTGCCTAAGAAGAGGCCATCGAAGTATCGACTGTTCGTCGGACAAATCGTGCCAGAAGTGCAAGCGTCGGCACCATAGCCTGTTGCACGCAGAGGACAAACCTAAGGTGGCTCCGGAACCACCTGTAATAGAGCAAGAGAATGCACCATCAGCAACGGTTCCGACAGTAGCAACATGCAACAACTTGGCTACTCATTCGCCGCAAGTGCTGTTGCTCACGGCGGTAGTggatgtttttgataaaaacTACAAGCCCCACCCGTGTAGAATATTATTGGACAGTGGTTCCCAAGTAAATTTGATTTCACGTTCAGCGGCTGATCTGCTGGGATTGATGCTGAATGCTTCAAAGGTCACGTTGTTCGGAGTCAATAGCGCGAAAATAGAATCCGCTAGTGATTGTGTGGTGCATCTGTCTTCAAGGTACGCTGATTTCCACGCAAAAATCAAATGCCTTGTCACCGACAAGGTCACTGCAGATCTCCCTACGTCGGCTATGAACAGTTCATTGGAGATTCCCGTTGGTGTTCAATTGGCTGACCCGAAGTTCTTGCATCCTAGCAAAGTGGATATGCTCTTGGGTAACGAATGGTTCCTGAAGTTGTTGCTACCTGGTGAGATCATGTTGGCTGAGGGTCTACCCATTTTGCGCGAGACCCAATTTGGCTGGGTTGTTGGTGGCGTGTATAATGATGGTGCGGCATCAGATGGAGCAGTTCACTCGCATACAATCACGATGGACGATTTAAGCCAGTCCATTCAACGATTTTGGGAAGTCGAAGATGTTGCTAGTGCTGATAAATCGTGCAATGATGAGGATGAGTGTGAAGAGCATTTTAAGGTTACCCATCGTAGAGATGCGTCCGGGCGATACATAGTCCAGCTGCCTCTGAAGGAGTCCGTCAGCGAGCTGGGAGATTCTAGGTCGATGGCATTAAAAAGGTTCCATGGATTGGAACGAAAATTGTTACGGTATCCGGACTTGATGAAGCAGTACCAGGAATTTATGGACGAGTACGAGAGTCTTGGCCACTGTGAAGAAGTTGATGTAAACAAGGATCCAGTAGACACCATTAAGTGGTACTTACCACATCATGCTGTTCTGCGACCTTCAAATACCACTACTAAGTGTCGTGTAGTGTTCGATGCGTCCGCTAAGGTATCTCTGGTCGATCGCTCAACGACGTAA
- the LOC131687082 gene encoding uncharacterized protein LOC131687082, whose translation MKIGAIIQSDLQSISLRFRIPLHVLATDVAKMYRQVLVDRRHTPLSRIFWRKNPSDPLRVLELTTVTYGTASAPFLATRALLQLAIDESSKYPLAADIVKNSFYVDNALFGFNKLDEASEAQVQLIHLLQAGGFHLHKWASNNPVLLERIPEKDRDELVSIDESGTSEVIKTLGLMWNPDLDVLQYISLPVVSEKDVTKRQALSLVSRMFDPLGLVAPVIVVGKLLMKNIWKEEVEWDEELTGDLRKKFDYFLSALCGITRLRIPRHVMVTGAAAFELHGFGDASMEAYGACVYIRSIVSGQATVVRLLCAKSKIIPKTVLTIPRKELLAALLLHRLVRAVISALELSFRDITLWSDSQVVLAWLAKNPDHLEVFVRNRISEITATGMKFKWKYVHTLDNPADIVSRGQTADGLENNDLWWNGPLFLRNEEYQVVDPEPLSDDDVPELRRSTIVSTTMKSEPLPIFQKFESFRKLQRILAYVLRFCWNAKEKVKKKRIIQRFPTVFEMRHSLKVIVRVVQLQHFGKEAAIIESGEYCKRFSMLNPFMDDGMIRVGGRLRHSNLPYGVKHQWVLPKDDVIVKRLIEAVHRENLHIGPSALLAQLRRHFWILGARSAVRKVTRNCVRCFKLKPPCASQFMGDLPLARCDKAPAFTKVGVDFAGPMLIKQTGRKVAPVKGYVSVFVCLVTKGIHLELVEDLSADAFIAALLRFVSRRGVPEQIFSDNGTNFIGARNDLIELHRLFKDRTTNLKLEEFCQSRQIEWKMIPPNAPHMGGIWEAGVKSMKAILKRNLNSCLLTMSEFSTLLCQIEAQLNSRPLYASSDDPSELEPLTPGHFMIDRPLVAIPEPSYDGIPVNRLSRWQYVQHLREEFWKRWSLEYLQEMQIRQKWDKRKENIKAGMVVIIRDDNLPPQHWKLGRVEKTYSGSDGLIRVVDVRTRVGILKRPIHKLAPLPILDNQLLAGEDVRAV comes from the coding sequence ATGAAGATTGGTGCTATCATCCAGAGCGATTTACAGTCCATTTCACTTCGATTCCGTATTCCGCTTCATGTGTTGGCTACTGATGTGGCCAAAATGTATAGGCAAGTCTTAGTCGATCGGCGGCATACGCCGCTATCTCGTATATTCTGGAGGAAAAATCCTTCCGATCCCCTTCGCGTCCTAGAGCTGACAACTGTCACCTACGGCACGGCTTCTGCCCCGTTTTTAGCAACGCGGGCACTCTTGCAGCTGGCTATCGACGAAAGCTCCAAGTACCCGCTAGCTGCAGATATAGTGAAGAACAGTTTTTATGTCGATAACGCGTTGTTCGGATTCAACAAGTTGGATGAAGCAAGTGAAGCTCAGGTGCAGTTGATTCATCTCCTTCAGGCTGGTGGATTTCATTTGCACAAATGGGCATCAAACAATCCGGTACTGCTGGAGCGTATTCCGGAAAAGGACCGGGACGAACTGGTCAGTATTGATGAAAGCGGAACAAGTGAGGTGATCAAAACATTAGGGTTAATGTGGAACCCTGATTTGGACGTTCTCCAGTACATCTCCCTTCCAGTAGTGAGTGAAAAGGACGTAACCAAGCGACAAGCGCTCTCACTGGTATCGAGAATGTTTGATCCGTTGGGACTTGTGGCACCAGTTATCGTTGTCGGCAAACTTCTAATGAAGAATATCTGGAAAGAAGAAGTGGAATGGGATGAAGAGCTCACGGGTGATTTGAGGaagaaatttgattattttcttaGTGCATTGTGTGGTATTACACGCCTTCGCATCCCTCGTCATGTGATGGTGACTGGAGCTGCTGCTTTCGAGCTTCATGGATTTGGTGACGCAAGTATGGAGGCATACGGGGCTTGCGTGTATATCAGGTCAATCGTGTCTGGTCAAGCTACGGTGGTACGGTTGCTGTGTGCCAAATCGAAGATTATTCCGAAGACAGTGTTGACCATTCCAAGAAAGGAGCTTCTAGCTGCGCTTTTGCTGCACAGATTGGTGAGAGCAGTGATTTCAGCATTAGAACTGTCTTTTCGTGACATTACACTATGGTCGGATAGTCAAGTGGTGCTAGCATGGCTAGCTAAGAATCCGGACCATTTAGAAGTGTTTGTACGCAATCGAATTAGTGAAATTACTGCGACAGGAATGAAATTCAAATGGAAATATGTTCACACGCTGGATAATCCGGCCGATATAGTGTCACGCGGTCAAACTGCTGATGGTCTTGAGAACAACGACCTTTGGTGGAATGGACCGTTGTTCCTGCGCAATGAAGAATATCAGGTGGTTGATCCAGAACCGCTGTCCGATGACGATGTACCTGAGTTGCGGCGATCCACTATTGTTTCTACGACAATGAAATCGGAGCCGTTACCGATTTTTCAGAAGTTCGAGTCCTTCAGGAAGCTCCAGCGAATCCTTGCCTACGTTTTACGATTTTGCTGGAACGCGAAGGAAAAGGTGAAGAAGAAGCGAATCATACAGCGGTTCCCAACTGTGTTTGAAATGCGCCACTCCTTGAAGGTGATTGTTCGGGTGGTTCAACTGCAACATTTTGGCAAGGAAGCAGCCATCATTGAGTCCGGTGAGTACTGCAAGAGATTTTCTATGTTGAACCCTTTTATGGACGATGGAATGATTCGTGTCGGCGGGCGTCTTCGGCATTCAAATCTGCCGTACGGCGTGAAGCATCAGTGGGTCTTACCAAAGGATGATGTGATTGTGAAAcgattaattgaagctgtacaTCGTGAGAACCTACACATTGGACCGTCGGCTCTTCTAGCCCAGCTTCGTCGTCACTTTTGGATTTTGGGAGCTCGCTCTGCTGTACGTAAGGTGACAAGAAATTGCGTGCGGTGTTTCAAATTAAAACCTCCGTGTGCAAGCCAATTCATGGGGGACCTGCCGTTAGCAAGATGCGACAAAGCTCCCGCTTTCACCAAGGTGGGCGTCGACTTTGCAGGTCCTATGTTAATTAAGCAGACTGGTAGAAAGGTAGCACCTGTAAAGGGATATGTGAGCGTATTTGTGTGTTTGGTTACTAAGGGAATTCACCTGGAGCTGGTTGAAGACCTGTCCGCTGATGCATTTATTGCCGCATTGTTGCGATTTGTCTCTCGTCGTGGCGTCCCTGAGCAAATATTTTCCGATAACGGGACAAACTTTATCGGAGCCCGAAACGACTTAATCGAACTGCACCGCCTTTTCAAGGATCGAACCACCAATTTGAAATTAGAAGAATTCTGTCAATCCCGACAgattgaatggaaaatgattcctCCAAATGCACCACACATGGGAGGAATTTGGGAGGCAGGGGTTAAAAGCATGAAGGCAATCttgaaaagaaatttgaattcatGCCTACTTACAATGTCTGAATTTTCGACATTACTCTGCCAGATTGAGGCTCAGCTCAATTCTCGGCCATTATATGCGTCCTCCGACGACCCATCAGAGCTTGAACCCTTGACTCCGGGACATTTCATGATCGACAGACCTTTAGTTGCTATTCCGGAGCCAAGCTACGACGGAATTCCTGTTAATCGGCTTTCCAGGTGGCAGTATGTCCAGCATTTGCGTGAGGAGTTCTGGAAACGCTGGTCTCTAGAATATCTGCAGGAGATGCAGATACGACAAAAATGGGACAAGAGAAAGGAGAACATT